The following proteins come from a genomic window of Mustela lutreola isolate mMusLut2 chromosome 6, mMusLut2.pri, whole genome shotgun sequence:
- the LOC131833037 gene encoding histone H2B type 1-B, translated as MPEPSKSAPAPKKGSKKAITKAQKKDGKKRKRSRKESYSIYVYKVLKQVHPDTGISSKAMGIMNSFVNDIFERIAGEASRLAHYNKRSTITSREIQTAVRLLLPGELAKHAVSEGTKAVTKYTSSK; from the coding sequence ATGCCTGAACCTTCCAAATCTGCTCCGGCTCCCAAGAAGGGCTCCAAAAAAGCCATTACTAAGGCGCAGAAGAAGGACGGCAAAAAACGCAAACGCAGCCGCAAGGAGAGTTATTCCATCTACGTGTACAAGGTGCTGAAGCAGGTGCACCCCGACACGGGCATCTCGTCCAAGGCCATGGGCATCATGAACTCGTTCGTCAACGACATCTTCGAGCGCATCGCGGGCGAGGCGTCCCGCCTGGCGCACTACAACAAGCGCTCGACCATCACGTCCAGGGAGATCCAGACGGCCGTGCGCCTGCTGCTGCCCGGGGAGCTGGCCAAGCACGCCGTGTCCGAGGGCACCAAGGCCGTCACCAAGTACACCAGCTCCAAGTAA
- the LOC131833015 gene encoding histone H2A type 1-B: protein MSGRGKQGGKARAKAKTRSSRAGLQFPVGRVHRLLRKGNYSERVGAGAPVYLAAVLEYLTAEILELAGNAARDNKKTRIIPRHLQLAIRNDEELNKLLGRVTIAQGGVLPNIQAVLLPKKTESHHKAKGK from the coding sequence ATGTCTGGCCGTGGAAAGCAAGGTGGTAAAGCCCGGGCCAAAGCGAAGACTCGGTCATCCCGAGCCGGCCTGCAGTTTCCAGTCGGCCGTGTGCACCGCCTGCTCCGCAAGGGCAACTACTCGGAGCGGGTCGGGGCCGGCGCGCCCGTGTACCTGGCGGCCGTGCTCGAGTACCTGACGGCCGAGATCCTGGAGCTGGCGGGCAACGCGGCGCGCGACAACAAGAAGACGCGCATCATCCCGCGCCACCTGCAGCTGGCCATCCGCAACGACGAGGAGCTCAACAAGCTGCTGGGCCGCGTCACCATCGCGCAGGGCGGCGTGCTGCCCAACATCCAGGCCGTGCTGCTGCCCAAGAAGACCGAGAGccaccacaaggccaagggcaaaTAA
- the LOC131833008 gene encoding histone H3.1 codes for MARTKQTARKSTGGKAPRKQLATKAARKSAPATGGVKKPHRYRPGTVALREIRRYQKSTELLIRKLPFQRLVREIAQDFKTDLRFQSSAVMALQEACEAYLVGLFEDTNLCAIHAKRVTIMPKDIQLARRIRGERA; via the coding sequence ATGGCTCGCACGAAGCAGACAGCGCGCAAGTCGACCGGCGGCAAGGCCCCGCGCAAGCAGCTGGCCACCAAGGCGGCTCGCAAGAGCGCGCCGGCCACGGGCGGCGTGAAGAAGCCGCACCGCTACCGGCCCGGCACGGTGGCCCTGCGCGAGATCCGGCGCTACCAGAAGTCCACCGAGCTGCTGATCCGCAAGCTGCCGTTCCAGCGGCTGGTGCGCGAGATCGCGCAGGACTTCAAGACCGACCTGCGCTTCCAGAGCTCGGCCGTCATGGCGCTGCAGGAGGCGTGCGAGGCCTACCTGGTGGGGCTCTTCGAGGACACCAACCTGTGCGCCATCCACGCCAAGCGCGTCACCATCATGCCCAAGGACATCCAGCTGGCGCGCCGCATCCGCGGCGAGAGGGCGTAA
- the H1-2 gene encoding histone H1.2, which yields MSETAPAAPAAAPPVEKTPVKKKAAKKPAGARRKASGPPVSELIIKAVAASKERSGVSLAALKKALAAAGYDVEKNNSRIKLGLKSLVSKGTLVQTKGTGASGSFKLNKKAASGEAKPKAKKAGAAKPKKAAGAAKKPKKAAGASAPKKSAKKTPKKAKKPAAAAVAKKVAKSPKKAKAAKPKKAAKSTAKAVKPKTAKPKVAKPKKAAPKKK from the coding sequence ATGTCGGAGACCGCTCCTGCcgctcccgccgccgcccccccgGTGGAGAAGACCCCGGTGAAGAAGAAGGCGGCCAAAAAGCCCGCAGGGGCGCGCCGCAAGGCGTCCGGCCCCCCGGTGTCGGAGCTGATCATCAAGGCCGTCGCCGCGTCCAAGGAGCGCAGCGGCGTGTCCCTGGCGGCGCTCAAGAAGGCGCTGGCGGCCGCCGGCTACGACGTGGAGAAGAACAACAGCCGCATCAAGCTGGGCCTCAAGAGCCTGGTGAGCAAGGGCACCCTGGTGCAGACCAAGGGCACCGGCGCCTCGGGCTCCTTCAAGCTCAACAAGAAGGCGGCCTCCGGCGAGGCCAAGCCCAAGGCCAAGAAGGCGGGCGCGGCCAAGCCCAAGAAGGCGGCCGGGGCGGCCAAGAAGCCCAAGAAGGCCGCGGGGGCCAGCGCCCCCAAGAAGAGCGCCAAGAAGACCCCAAAGAAGGCGAAGAAGCCCGCGGCGGCGGCTGTCGCCAAAAAAGTAGCCAAGAGTCCGAAGAAGGCCAAGGCTGCCAAGCCCAAGAAGGCGGCCAAGAGCACAGCCAAGGCCGTGAAGCCCAAGACTGCCAAGCCCAAGGTTGCCAAACCCAAGAAGGCTGCGCCCAAAAAGAAGTAG